Genomic DNA from Scatophagus argus isolate fScaArg1 chromosome 15, fScaArg1.pri, whole genome shotgun sequence:
TTGCATTAAATCCTGCGTCTGGTGCTGACATTTAATAAAGCTCTAATTTACTGTTATGCCACCAGACTCAGCTAAAAAAAAACTCTGCTTATATGGCTTTGATAGGCTTGATTCAACCTCTTCAAAGTTATATCCGTTGAAAGATCTTGAACAGACAAGCCAgaaatgtgctgtatgtgtaGGACCATCGTTTGCATGAAAGCTGACAGGTCAGAAGCTGTAAGTCCTCGGGCGTGTGTCATCCTCCCTCCCAgtatttccttctctctcatcttgTAATCATGCCCTCCTCCCATAAGCACGGTGATGGTTTTAAGCCCCAGCAACAAGGCTCTTGATGTAGACataaaaggagggaggggggagaccTAGAAAAGGCTCTGGTGTTACTGGGCTAAGACCGGAGAGAGGACGGATGCTTTAGAGCCAAACATTCAAACTAAATCTGACCACGATGTTTACATAGATGTTGTTTGCCTTGTCAGTACGCTTCACCGTAAGCTTCATGTTTTATCTTACGTACTTTTTTGGGATATGGAAGAATGATGCATTGGGAATGAGATTTAGCTTACGGGAATTCACGTTTTTTGTAACTTACAGTCATTACCAAATATGTTAGAACGTCGTACGATCTCTGTTGTGTATATTCTCTGCTTTACAGTTTACTTCTCAGAGTTGTCTTGATAGggtgaaaacaaacatggtcTGGTAATCCAGTGACTTTCAAATTAAGtctaaataaagttattttcacATACAGTGTGGCCAAACCAGACAACGACTCCTTCATTCTTGCACTGctgtcttcattttcctttttcttccttcgCTCTCtcttattttggttttgtcGTTCCATGTGAGCGTTCAGAGCCATAAAGAGAAACTTGTTTCTCCTCAGATGTAAAATTAGTTCTGACTGTTAGCAAATGACAGGAAatccaaactgaaatgaagcTAAGTGTCCATGCTGAGCATTTCCAATCACTGGCAGGCAGGTCCTGGAGGAAAGACCCTCCAGAGTAGCGGAGCAAATCTGTGATGTAACTCGATTTTGCTTTGAGTCTGTTATAAGTTGCTATTGTAAAATGAGAGGGAAATGATGCCACTCCGAAATATATGAACATGAAGTGATGCTGCCATGACAAGCAGGCAGCATTGACTTGTCATTACAGTGGTATTGTGGTTAACTCGCATGTCCTTTCTCATAAACAAAACCTGTTTTTCTACCAGAGGcgaatgttttgttttcccactGTTCCACAACACATCAGTAACTAATACCATAAGTGGTCATTTCATCCAGGATCTTAAGGAAAAATCCAAGTAGAGTGGCTTTTCCTGTTCCATTTCATCTTGTTCTAACGGACCGGCTGCATTACCTTTAGTTCtttatccatttttttctgctgaaatacAACACTGCCTTTCATGTCCTTACCATTTTTCCAGAAGTGGTGCTAAACTGAaagggtgaaagaaaaaaaaaagaaaaggagaaaaaagtaACATGACAGCACAGGAAACGACAAACCGAACATTATGGGACGCCGGTTTTCTCTTTCttagaaaaatggaaaaatgcagGCCAAGCATCAGGTCTCCACCATCTTGTGGCTTCCAGTGCTGCGCCAGCATCCATCCACTGCAGTcgtccctcctctctctctcgctctctctctctcttctccacacactcacacacacacacaaagtatttgtcacacactcatatacacaaGCTGGCAATAACCCCCTACATGAAGATGCGGTTGAGGCATTTTGATTGGACTCAGGCCCTTTATTAACTACCGTTTATGAGGCAGAAGAACTTCAAACCTATAAGTTCTAACCTAACGTCAAGTGCAAAAGagagggcttttttttttctttttcttttccttccttctctctttcatgGAGAGAACAGAATGTACTGAAGgcaacaggcaggcaggcaggaagagagTGGCTAAAGCCCTAATGATATGGTGTATGATTGTAaccttggtgtgtgtgtgtgtgtgtgagacagagagagagagcaagcagAGTGAATGTACCTCTCCAACAAAGTTTTACTTCCCAGTCTGTTTGGTGTCGTTAAGGCAAAACAGAGGCccctcttgttttctgtttctttgtcccATCCTCCTGCATCCATCTGTCTCGTTCCCCACATTGTGTCTTTTCATATCTCAGTCCTCATTTTCTTGTTTAGCAGGTGGAAATGATTTTCGACAAAGGGACTCTAGGACTGAATGATTATGGCACCATATTGCAGGTGATGACGGAAATGAGATTTGAcattgttgtttccactgtAGAGGGTATTCCTTCGTGTATTTGTTGTTTGGTATTGCTTCTTGGTGTACTTGGTCATCCTCAGTCAGATCATTTCCAGATTGTGTTCACTCTCTAACTTCAGAGCCTCATAGACCAATTCAGGTAGAGGTCATCTCAAGCTAACTGACCTCTTGCTGTCCTTTGTAGTCTCAGTGCCCTGCTTCCCgtaacagcagcagtgggagTGCAGAATTTAGCGTTAAGGTCATGTAGGGAACTTCCTGTTCAGATTTCAGGAAGTTGAAGGTTCCTGACTCATACAGTGTAATCAACCGGGATTTGATTTAAACTGTGTTCAGTGTTTAACTTCAGTGGGTTGTGAGTTTTGTTGCAGATGCAGTATAAGGTTACATGCTGCTCTCAGACTTGAGTCAGATAGTCACAATATTCCCACAGTTTGTCATGCAAAGGCAACTGCAGAAAACTGttaagaaaacagcaaaagtgGAATTTCTTTGCCTGACTCCAAATTGTCCTGATCTGTCTAATCCTTGGAGTGGACTAAAGAAAAACCTTAGAAACATCTTTATACACTCCCTGGGCCCTGTCCATAAAACCCAGACCCTCGTTAGGAATGGGCTTGGGGTTCCTGTTGGTGGCCTGGTTAAGAGCAGATGAAACAGGGTGAGGTACTGGCAGTGTCCTGGTTAGTCCATCATTATGAATGTGTCTGCATAAAAGGGGTCACCTGCCTCACAGCCccaattttaatatttgttagCTCTTATGTATGTTGGTCATGGTCCTAAATGGAAGAAATTTATGATCCAAGCCTAAATACTGATGTCTCCTCCATCATTTCTTcagcatctttttgtttttttcccctctttttccctcttctcctctccgaCTCACCCACACTAACCTTCTAATTCCCTCCTGTCTTGTCCCAAATGTAGCTAATGAGGCCCCAGCCCTGTGATAAGTGAATCAGGTATGTTGATTGGTTTGGCAGAGGCGGGCCCTTGCCAGAGTCGCTTTGCACGCACCGCCGGCTCTTTTAAAGCGCCTGTTTGGCCGTGCTGGTGTGCGTGTctaagagagatggagggaaaagatGAGGGAGGGAAGTAGAGAGctggcaaagaaagaaaggggggGATGAAATGAGAGGTAGGCAGCCTGCCAAGACAGGAGTAGCTGGAACCTAGTGAAACACAATTGCTAACCAGGACGAGGCTCAACCAGAGCTGCCCTCGGAGTTGTTGAATTTCGGAAATCTTGTATGGGCCCAAAACACAGCCCAAAGCTAAGCAGAAAATATGTCACAGGCAAGATAATAAACGCCGAACTTGAaggatgttttattatttagtgGGTGAGGACAAGACAACCAAATTGGAAAACTGTACCATCTAGTTTTGGTGTCTTTTTCAttggttgtgtttttcctgagcTGCATAGTGCAGTGTGAAGAAGCTGTCGAGAACAATTGAGCTTGAgctatttaaattattttgttccAGTGAGTGCTCTCTGCTTTTAATGAATATGTGGGATTTGAGTAGTTTTACTCACCTGGAAAAGGATCAGTCAGAACAGGTTTGGATCACTCAAACCACCTtaagacaacagagaaaaattGGTCTACAACTCTCTTAACAAGCCACAGCTGGGCAAAGCtaatacaacacaaaatgactttCTTGACTAAGGTGTTTTGACATTCGAGTGGACAGCTAAGCTTGCAGTTTTTCCCCCAAGATTTTCcccatttgtctttttatccTACTCCCTCGTCAGTCACTGTATGTTACAGGATTTCCTTTAAGTCTTGTACTCCTCTTAGAAGATTACCAAACCACCAGACCCCATGAAAGTAAAGAATAATTAAAACGGTACAGCTAAACGCTTTGAGCTCACGTTGTGCTTTTTCATAAGTAATCGTTGCCATATTGACTTTCAAAGCTGAGTGCCTTGGTTTAATGTTCTACAAGACATTTAATGAATTTTGGGCTTTTTACaccaaatgaaaatatatgaaactatGTTGAAGTGAACCACAATGGCAAGTCATAGTTGTATACCATGTAACCATACATTTCATGCAGATAAAAAGATAGAGTAAATTAACTGCACTGGTTGATGTTTTTATAACAGTATAGGTTgtttaatgtaaattaaaactACAGCTgcctttaaatttaaatgcagtGTTTGAACATGGTACTACAGACAAGGGGAAATGGGAGGCATGGTTGTCAGGGGGTCCATAAGTGATGATGTGTGCAGATGTTATGTCGATTTTTCCCTTGTGGTCAGTGGGGGGAAGCTTAGTAGCTTAGCTCGCTACCTGAAATATGCATGAAACAGAAGCTTCATCTGATTTATGAATTCCATACCATGACAGCCATAATGTGGTGTGCTAATGATCACTCTTCTCATCACTGACGTCAgcctttatttatgttttagtcCACAGATGGGAACTAGCATGTTGTTGTGGCTTCAGTAACATACGTATGAATCCAGCCTCTGTCACAGCATTACAGGACAATAGAGCTTCACCTTATTTGTTGATTTCTTAAACGTCTGATTAGAGCTAATTTATTTCTGCCTAGCGCCCATGAATGGTGTAGTGTTGTGATGAGCCTCTGATGTAGTGGTTGCCACGACGACGGATATGCGTGTGTGCAGATGGGGGTATGTGAAGGAGGCCGTGTTATTGAGatgtgctgctgtcagcagaAGCGAGAAGCCAAGCAAAAATCGATGTTGGACACAACATCATGGAGACGACATAACGTGggggtctgtgtgtgagaggcatATTGAAACCACTGTACTCATACTCACATGTAAGCAGTGTGACCCCCATCCCCTTCAACGGACAGGCAAGGTGAAATACATGGTGGTTCAATGGCAAAAAGGGTGCAGAGGTGCAGTTTGTATATCATGTGCCCAGAATGCGCACATGATTGTCATGATTGTTAATGGCACCTTAATTCTTTAATGTATGAGAAAAATAATAGTCATGTTGTAATTGTTAGAAATTTAGCCAGAGCtaagatttgtttgtgtgtcaccaAATTGTATGCAAATATCTGTTTATATCGTGCATGTATGGCCTCATTTATTTTCGTCTTATGGTTTGTGTCACAGCAATTAGATGCAAGTGTAAAATCATATGATATGCTGACTGCGCTCTGTGTGATACAGTGGGCAGTCCTTTTAATTCACTGAGCTACCTTTTGAGAATGCAAATGACTGTCATCATTGACAAATTGTGGATGACTAAGTGttatttcttctctccctcctacAGATGACAGATTTGTCTGCTAAACACCACTCTGAGGGAACTTCAATGTCTTAAGGCTACAATCACAAAATAAGACGCAGAGGCCGCAGAGAGAAGAGTATTTCCCCTACAAACTAAGGGAGTTGATGTCACTACAACACAAATGCGGACCTCCCAAAACGTTGTCATCAAATAATCTGAAGAAAGGAAACACAAcagttagaaaacaaaaaaatttctAGCCATGTCTGACCATAAAGACATGACACATCGCCACCTGCGGCACAAGCTACAGAGTCTCGCCCGAAGACTGGAGGAACTGGAAGAAGCAACTAACAAGCTGCAGAAGTCTGAGGATGAGCTACTTGACCTACAGGTCAGTATTGGTCAACCTCTGACAGTATAAGTTTGTTTCTGTatgcatttcaaaaacagtGAGTGGAAGTAGATGGAACAGAAATCCGGTGtgttaatatattatataataataatataatctaATAGTTAGGGGTTGaactctttccctctgtctgcaGGACAAAATCATTCAGGCAGAAGGCAGCAACTCATCCCTGCTTAGTGAAGTGGAGGTCTTGAGGAAAAATCTCCTGAAGATCCAGGGTAAAGATGAGGAGGTACGCAAAGCTGAGGACCTCTGTCGCACCGTCAGAGAGAaactggaagaggaggaaaacctTACCAAGGACCTAAGGGCTGAGATTGAACGTCTACAACGCAGGATGGCTGAACTTGAGAAACTGGAAGAAGCTTTTGGGAAGAGCAAGTCTGACTGCAGCCAGCTCTGCCTAAGCCTCAATGAGGAGAAGAACTTGACTAAGAAGCTCTCGTCTGAATTGGAGGCCCTCAGAGCACGTttgaaggaggtggaggggtcTGAGACAAAGCTGGAAAGAGCAGAGCAGGCTTTGGCTATGGAGCTTGAGAAGCTCAAAGGATTCACCCAGACCTTTGTAAGTGAGCGTAAGAGGTTActagagaagcagagagaggacgAGAAGATCATTCTAAAGCTCACTGAAAAATTGGAACGCCAGAAGAATCGCCTTGGCATGTCAGCAGACACTGATCATGCAGATATCATTAGATCACGGATTGAGGATGAGCTTTCTTCCACTGGACTCCACATGAGTAAACTGGCAGGACGCAAGAAGAGTCTTGACTACTTGAAGATGGCTGATGACAACATCAGTCTTGTGAACAAATCAGAGAATGAGAAGAACAGCAGTCTCGAGGGCTCGCAGGAGGAGGACAACAAAGTGAAGGAGCTGACACAGGAAATAGAGAGGCTGAAGAACCGCCTTAAACAACTGGAGATAGTGGAGGAGGATCTAAAGTGCTCCGAGTCCAAAAATGGTGAACTTAATGAGAAGTTCCAGATTGAAAGAAACCGGACGCGCCTACTAAGCgagcaggtggagcagctcAGGACGCAGCTGTGTGGAAAAGGTGGAATTGGAAGAAATGGAACCGGTAATGTGGATAAACATGGCAATGAAAGCGCTAACATTTTCCCCAACAGCTCAGCTAAAGTCCTGGAGAATGgcaaagctgaaaatgaagaGCTTATTGTGAAGGGAGGTTTCAGACAAGAGAAGCCCAAATACAGGAGTGCAGCAACTGTCTCAGAACCAAGTTCCCCCAGACACAGGAACAGGGAGCTCTCTCCTCAGCATAAGAGAGAGACCAAACTGAGGAGCAAAGAGCTGAGCCACTCTGAGGAGAGCTCTCCGAAGTCTGTGAGGAGACCCCTCAGTCCTGCTCACAAGAGTAGAAGGACACCCAAAACCCCAACTACTGCAGTTTCGTCTGACAACGGGATAAGAGACACAGGACGAGGAACTGACGAAAAGACAAGAGGAGCCACTCTCTGCTCTATGAACACACCTTTAAGTGATACTAAAAAGGCACCCGTTCTTAGTCGCTATCCTCCAGCAGCTAATGACCAGAAGCCACTGAGAACAGCTCACAAACAGACTGATGGAGAGACTAAAAAGAACAGAGTAGAAAAGTTTTCAAAATTGTATGTGGGTAGTGATAGTGAATCAAACAACTCTGATGTAGTACCTGAAAGTTCCAATAACATCAGCAGCATCTCTGCTTTAGAGAAGGACGCAGCAACTGCCTCGGATCAGGAATCAGCAGACCAGGTTCAGGAATCTGTTTCCATATCTGTCGCCTCAACCCTGTCCAAAGCCAATGGATCCTACACAGCCTATAGATCCCATGTCACTCCTCTGCTGCCCAATGACCAGGGATCAGAGGGTCATTCATCTGCCTCAGAAACAGAATCTACCGGTTCAAGGCCCTCTGAACCAGAGCCGGTAACAGAGACAGCTACTACAACCATAAGCAGTAGGACTCCAACCTCCAGATATCCTCGATACTCCCATGTCCATGACTCGCATTCAGAGGGTTCTTCTACCAGGAGCTCATTTGATGAGGAGCTCCACAGCAGAACTCAGTTACCTGATGGAGGCCCTCAAGGGCCCGTGCATACTGCATCTGGGATTGAGATACAGCGAGTGTGCAGCCCACGTGAGGCGCTGAGGTCAAAAGCTGTCATCAAGCCTGCTATCGTCGAGATTGACAGGAAGGAAGTGATGATTTCAGAACCTTTGTCTACAAATGGCAAGCCCAAGATCTCCACCAAACCTATGGTGACCACCACTAGTAAAATGACCAGTAGTATAACAATCTACCCCAGTGACCCAAGTTCTTCCAGAACCAGCAGTCgcagcagcagtgtgtccaGTGAACCATTACCGGTCAAAGAACGCCACACCTCCACCAGTAACATCCTAATAGGTAAGTTTTCACAAATCACAACCGAGTTTCACTTCAGTGAACACAGCTATCTTATACAAATGATCTGTAATAACTGAATAACATGTAAAGTCAGCATTTTAGATTATTCACACAGGCAGAAACTCAACTTCATCATTATGCAATGTGACTATTCAAACACAGTCTGCCTTTACTTTCCATTAACTTGGGATCAgaggtgctttgagctaaatacTAATATCAGCATACTCGGGATGATAATATGCTGTTGATATCATGCTAAGAGCACTTGACACAAAGTTCAACTAAGGCTGATAGGAATATCTTAAGTTTTACAGAGGACACTGCTTTTCAGTCTTGTCTATGAATCTAtatctattttctgttttaatgcaTTCTAGATCTATGAAATTTTTGCTGGGAAGATATTAGATATAATTATACTTGTTTCCAGGACCCAGCAGTGAGCACCATGGCAGTATCTCTGTCCCATATGAGATCTCCATTCCCAAGAGTGATATAACCTTGCGGCCGTGCCAGGACCAAGACTGTGGGGTGGACAACCACAGTGATTCTTCATCCAGGTCTAAACTCCACAACACTTCCAGAGTGGAGACCACCACCAGCCGCATGTGCTGCCAACGCAGCAACTTCAGCGTCCAGTCCTTGGACACCACCTCTGCTGACTTCAACGACACAGAGTCAGGCTTCGAAAGCAGCAGTAGCACCACCACAGTCACCAGCTGGAGACGCCAAAGACAAAACCAGCAATCCCAAGAAGATAGTTTACCAGACATGAAGAATGTGACTGTGAGAAGCACCTGGAGGAACCGGGGCACTGTGTCTGCGGATGAGACAAGTCAGGGAAGAGGGGCTACAAGGACAGTGGCTGATGGTGGGTCAGAGGATGAAGCAGAAGCTGCAACAACATGGAGGGCTTACCGGGCTACCACCTTTGATACAGAAGAATCAATAAACAGTGGAACAGGGGCTGGTGGGAATGCTGAGGCCCAGAAGGGCGCCAAGCCATCCCCTGCAGAGGTGAGAAGATGAATAATGTATGAGACAAATTCTGGAGTTGAGAATGAGTATATTCCATGCACAAAAGGAATAATAATACATCATTGGAAAGGAGTGAACGACTTTATAACTGCACTTTAATACGACTCTTTGTGATGCTCCCTGTCCCAGGTGTACATGCGCAGGATCAACAGTGTTGTTACTACAGCTAGAGAAGTCGAGGAACCAGGGCTTCGCCGAGGCAAATGTACACAGTCTCCCAccatggaaacaggaagtgtaggAAGGAGCATACCTCACTCACCTGTTACCTCTCAGTCCTGGGGCCGATCAtacacacaacaaccacaggTAGGACAACCAACTTGCTGCCCCCATAGGACACATAAACCATGTTAATATACATTAATTTAGCTGGTGATTTTACATGCTTGGAGTATTTTTAGTGTTTTGACTCACttaaagagagcaagagaagcTAATAGGAAAAAAGGTTTTACTTCTAACAATAGTCCCCCTAAGCCATCTTGGTTTATCACTAGTACATGGTCTTTTGTCACCATTAATATGACAAATGTTTCCTAGTGCTGGGTTGAAGTGTATTTATAGGGTTTTGTTTCCACTGAATGTCAAGTGTATTACCTGTGGGTAATGGGAGGCAGCTTCAAACTGAATCACTTCTTGGAAAAGTGGtccttctgtcttcttttaCTGTAAATTTCTCAAACATTTCTGGCATCAAACAAACCCTGAGCTGTTACTGCACAATGTGGCTTCTAAATCCCTCTGCAATGCTATACAGGTGAAGGTATAATCACACCACTCTGCAAAAAGTCTTGTCTCGAAGACAAAAGTCCAGAAAGTACAACCACAGGGCTCAGCTCCTGGTGTGTCCACTTTGCATGAGAGCTCAGCTTGTATTTTTCCCTGACGCCAGGCTCTGCGCCTTCAAGCTTAGCACAGCAGTTCTTTAGGCCCCACTCCTGCTGCCCCAGtaagcacaaagagaaaagggtgggacaaaaaaagagggaggatgGAAATTAAAAAGACCTCAACAGGGGGAGAAGGAGGTTAGGAAACCTCAAGGAGtagaaaataacttttttttttgtatttaaatatgcCACCACATTACAGTCTGTCACCCCTGCCTGGCTGCACTGCTTTTCCATGCAAACATTACTCAAGATAACTGTTCAAATACACACCTCCGTGTAATTTATTTGTGGTGatccacacacatgcttctTTCTGCACACACTGTGGTATGTGCATTTGTCACTGCGGAACAACTTCTATTTGTGGCTTTAGTTTGAAGATTTAATCTGCTGTTAGTTACtttcagatattttgtttttcttttcacatctcTTTTGGCAAGACATTTACTGTAAGCACAATTTGACACACAACTTTGGGACGGATTGTGGGGCTGTGTTATCGGCAACAAATTTCTGCACATAGAGCCTCAGATTTCGTGTCTGTGTGCCTATGTGTCAACCATGATCGTTTACATATCTATAACTCAAACAATGGAGTGTGACAGTTTATACAAGTTATCAGAGAGATGAGGTGAAAACTACAAATGGGCGATAGTATTAACTTACTTGTCGTTTGGTATATAATATTTTTCCAAATTGCTGTAGTACTGCTTACAGAGTGGCTTCCATGGCTATAACAacatgtcagtctgtcagtttgACAAACTAGATTGGACTAGAGGCCTTCGGGTAAGAGCTGTGTTTTCCCCTAAAAATAAAGTGGATGTTGCCaaggagacagacacacacacaaaatgtctgctgtctaATCCATCATTTTGGGTCAAATTTGCAATGTATGGCAAAACAAAGTTATCTGCAGTTAAATTGTTTTAATCTTGCATTTGTACAGCACACCACAATctgctgttgatttttttcctcaggtcTCTTGTGTCTTAATGAGATTAGCTGTTTAAATAAGGGTTAAAAAAGATTTCTTTGACTTCACACACTATACAATGCAGAAGTAGATCTTGTGGTGTaccacagtgttgtttttgtagcTTTTTGTTGCTGAAGTCTTGATTTAAGGGGATCTTCACTTAGAAGTAGCACAGCTAAGGGTTATTGACGAGGTCAGGACTAGGACTTGAGGAGGCTGTGGTTGTGTTATGCACCAAATCATGCAGTTCTGTCATGATCCCTTCTCAGCTTCATGGCTTGTCTTACTTTGAGAACTTTCATCGGCCCCATTTCGGTATAATATCAGTGTGTCAGGACACTGTCAAGAGCCAAAAAGCTAACACTGATCAGTTCTTAATTGAAGCCAAAACAAGCTTCTGCTGTTAAATTTAGacaaaaatttacatttcataatTTAGGCTGCTTTTGTTAAATGAACAGGCATTATGTTAGCATTGGTATCAAAATTGAATGACAGTCAGCCCTCCTTTACATTGTAATACTAAGTTGCACAGCCTGTACTAGCTCACATGATTGCTGGTCATGTTGTTTTTCACGCTCACATGTTCAAATTCATATCGcatcaaaaaatgtttgatgtgaGCATCGCTCAGAGTACCATACTCTATGTTCCACCACTATGTTCCAGTCACATCAAAGACAGTGAAGAAAAGAGCTCAAAATCCTCAGCTGGCGTCTCCAGCCAGATGAGCCCATGCATAAAAACATAGCACCTACCATGGC
This window encodes:
- the luzp1 gene encoding leucine zipper protein 1, giving the protein MSDHKDMTHRHLRHKLQSLARRLEELEEATNKLQKSEDELLDLQDKIIQAEGSNSSLLSEVEVLRKNLLKIQGKDEEVRKAEDLCRTVREKLEEEENLTKDLRAEIERLQRRMAELEKLEEAFGKSKSDCSQLCLSLNEEKNLTKKLSSELEALRARLKEVEGSETKLERAEQALAMELEKLKGFTQTFVSERKRLLEKQREDEKIILKLTEKLERQKNRLGMSADTDHADIIRSRIEDELSSTGLHMSKLAGRKKSLDYLKMADDNISLVNKSENEKNSSLEGSQEEDNKVKELTQEIERLKNRLKQLEIVEEDLKCSESKNGELNEKFQIERNRTRLLSEQVEQLRTQLCGKGGIGRNGTGNVDKHGNESANIFPNSSAKVLENGKAENEELIVKGGFRQEKPKYRSAATVSEPSSPRHRNRELSPQHKRETKLRSKELSHSEESSPKSVRRPLSPAHKSRRTPKTPTTAVSSDNGIRDTGRGTDEKTRGATLCSMNTPLSDTKKAPVLSRYPPAANDQKPLRTAHKQTDGETKKNRVEKFSKLYVGSDSESNNSDVVPESSNNISSISALEKDAATASDQESADQVQESVSISVASTLSKANGSYTAYRSHVTPLLPNDQGSEGHSSASETESTGSRPSEPEPVTETATTTISSRTPTSRYPRYSHVHDSHSEGSSTRSSFDEELHSRTQLPDGGPQGPVHTASGIEIQRVCSPREALRSKAVIKPAIVEIDRKEVMISEPLSTNGKPKISTKPMVTTTSKMTSSITIYPSDPSSSRTSSRSSSVSSEPLPVKERHTSTSNILIGPSSEHHGSISVPYEISIPKSDITLRPCQDQDCGVDNHSDSSSRSKLHNTSRVETTTSRMCCQRSNFSVQSLDTTSADFNDTESGFESSSSTTTVTSWRRQRQNQQSQEDSLPDMKNVTVRSTWRNRGTVSADETSQGRGATRTVADGGSEDEAEAATTWRAYRATTFDTEESINSGTGAGGNAEAQKGAKPSPAEVYMRRINSVVTTAREVEEPGLRRGKCTQSPTMETGSVGRSIPHSPVTSQSWGRSYTQQPQAADSVESSPNPSHSPASWRRQLPSSDSHHLGSSYDRTTKTAGASSRGELWSSRGQGSGARAEGRGGAGSRLWSHRQSEHH